From Strix uralensis isolate ZFMK-TIS-50842 chromosome 1, bStrUra1, whole genome shotgun sequence, a single genomic window includes:
- the LOC141944670 gene encoding uncharacterized protein LOC141944670 isoform X1, giving the protein MFHKPEITDKSWKRLWAAQRCSCCHTTNHNPKFSALPHTPASGTGLGWIGWHESGQEGAFPSLDRRAKLLSALKSLLICRPSGLLGHPRCPHRGQGSYPELCRDLGGYQHLPLRSPGPRDAPYPSSCMAVDWLGFGYAALVASGGLIGYAKAGSVPSLAAGLFFGSLAGLGAYQLSQNPSNVWISLITSGTLTAVMGTRFYNSGKFMPAGLIAGVSLLMVGRLALKMVEKPHDK; this is encoded by the exons ATGTTCCACAAGCCCGAAATTACTGACAAAAGCTGGAAGCGCCTGTGGGCTGCCCAGAGATGCAGCTGCTGCCACACTACAAACCACAACCCTAAATTCTCAGCTCTACCACATACCCCCGCCTCTGGTACAGGACTAGGATGGATCGGGTGGCACGAAAGCGGTCAGGAGGGAGCTTTCCCCTCACTGGACAGACGCGCAAAACTTTTGTCTGCGCTGAAGTCTCTCCTCATCTGTAGGCCCTCGGGCTTGCTCGGGCACCCTCGATGCCCCCACCGGGGCCAGGGGAGTTACCCTGAGCTCTGCAGGGACCTGGGAGGGTATCAGCACCTTCCCCTCCGCAGCCCTGGACCGCGGGACGCACCCTACCCTTCCTCTTG CATGGCAGTGGACTGGCTCGGCTTTGGCTACGCCGCCCTGGTGGCATCTGGAGGGCTTATTGGCTATGCAAAAGCAG GTAGTGTCCCATCACTAGCTGCTGGCCTTTTCTTTGGGAGTTTGGCTGGACTGGGTGCCTATCAGCTCTCACAGAATCCAAGTAATGTTTGGATATCTCTGA TTACATCTGGAACACTGACTGCTGTCATGGGAACAAGATTTTACAACTCTGGAAAATTCATGCCTGCAGGGCTAATTGCTGGTGTCAG